Proteins encoded by one window of Salvia splendens isolate huo1 chromosome 7, SspV2, whole genome shotgun sequence:
- the LOC121741965 gene encoding hsp70-Hsp90 organizing protein 1-like, which produces MADEAKAKGNAAFSSGNFSDAIHHFTAAINLAPTNHVLYSNRSAAYASLNQFSDALSDAEKTVELKPDWGKGYSRLGAAHIGLQSYNDALSAYRKGLEIDPNNEALKSGLADAEAALARSSRPRPSPGMSPFGAAFGPEMWVKLSSDPTTRGFLQQPDFVKMMQDIQKNPNNLNMYLQDQRVVKSLGALLNLKFQTGPEEDGAEAPSASGDGSPERKSNSEAEAVKEDIRQEREAETVTIPDEEKEKKGVKEQAQKEKEAGNAAYKKKDFETAIQHYTKAIELDDADISFLTNRAAVYLEMGKYEDCIKDCEKAFERGRELRSDYKMLAKALTRKGTALAKMAKCSKDYEPAIETFQKALTEHRNPDTLKKLNDAERAKKELEQQEYFDPKIADEEREKGNQFFKEQKYPEAIKHYSEAIRRNPNDPKAFSNRAACYTKLGAMPEGLKDAEKCIELDPTFSKGYTRKGAVQFFMKEYEKALETYQEGLKHDPQNPELLDGIRRCVEQANKASRGDLTPDELKERQAKGMQDPEIQNILTDPVMRQVLTDFQENPVAAQKHMKNPGVMDKIQKLVNAGIVQVK; this is translated from the exons ATGGCCGACGAAGCCAAGGCAAAAGGCAACGCCGCCTTCTCATCCGGCAACTTCTCCGACGCCATCCACCACTTCACCGCCGCAATCAACCTAGCCCCAACCAACCACGTCCTCTACTCGAACCGATCCGCCGCCTACGCTTCCCTCAACCAATTCTCCGATGCTCTCTCAGACGCGGAGAAGACCGTGGAGCTCAAGCCCGATTGGGGCAAGGGCTACTCGCGGCTGGGCGCGGCGCATATTGGCCTCCAAAGCTACAACGATGCCCTTTCCGCCTACAGAAAGGGCCTCGAGATCGACCCCAACAATGAGGCTCTCAAGTCTGGCCTCGCAGATGCCGAAGCCGCCCTAGCCAGGAGCTCCAGGCCTCGCCCCAGCCCGGGAATGAGCCCTTTTGGAGCTGCTTTTGGGCCCGAAATGTGGGTGAAGCTATCTAGTGATCCTACCACCAGGGGATTTCTTCAGCAGCCCGATTTCGTGAAGATGATGCAGGATATCCAGAAGAATCCGAACAATTTGAACATGTATTTGCAGGATCAGAGGGTTGTGAAGTCATTGGGGGCTTTGTTGAACTTGAAGTTCCAGACGGGGCCGGAGGAGGACGGTGCGGAGGCGCCATCGGCCTCGGGTGATGGATCGCCGGAGAGGAAATCGAATTCGGAAGCTGAGGCTGTGAAGGAGGATATAAGGCAGGAAAGGGAAGCCGAGACAGTGACGATACCGGatgaggagaaggagaagaagggAGTGAAAGAGCAGGCTCAGAAAGAGAAGGAAGCTGGAAATGCTGCGTATAAGAAAAAGGATTTTGAGACGGCGATTCAGCATTACACTAAGGCCATTGAACTTGACGATGCCGACATATCATTCCTCACCAATCGTGCTGCGGTTTACTTGGAAATGGGCAAG TATGAGGACTGCATTAAGGATTGCGAGAAAGCTTTTGAAAGGGGTAGGGAACTGAGATCAGATTACAAGATGTTAGCTAAGGCCTTGACGAGAAAGGGTACTGCCTTGGCAAAGATGGCCAAGTGTTCTAAGGATTATGAGCCTGCCATTGAGACATTCCAGAAAGCCTTAACTGAGCATCGTAACCCAGACACACTGAAGAAGCTCAATGATGCTGAGAGAGCAAAGAAAGAGCTTGAGCAGCAGGAGTACTTCGATCCTAAAATAGCCGACGAGGAACGTGAGAAAG GTAACCAGTTCTTTAAAGAGCAGAAGTACCCAGAAGCTATCAAGCACTATTCTGAAGCAATAAGGAGAAACCCAAATGACCCAAag GCATTCAGCAACAGAGCTGCTTGTTACACAAAACTTGGTGCAATGCCCGAGGGGCTCAAAGATGCTGAAAAATGCATTGAACTTGATCCGACATTTTCGAAAGGTTATACCAGGAAGGGTGCAGTCCAATTTTTTATGAAAGAGTACGAGAAAGCACTGGAAACATACCAGGAGGGTTTGAAGCATGATCCTCAGAACCCAGAATTGCTGGATGGCATAAGGAG ATGCGTGGAGCAGGCAAACAAGGCTAGCCGTGGAGATTTAACCCCTGATGAATTGAAAGAGCGACAG GCTAAGGGAATGCAGGACCCAGAAATCCAAAACATCCTAACTGATCCAGTAATGAGACAG GTCCTGACTGACTTCCAGGAGAACCCAGTCGCAGCACAAAAACACATGAAAAACCCTGGTGTGATGGACAAAATACAGAAACTTGTCAATGCAGGAATTGTTCAAGTAAAATAA
- the LOC121742434 gene encoding hsp70-Hsp90 organizing protein 3-like, with the protein MADEAKAKGNAAFSAGNFSDAVPHFTDAINLAPTNHVLYSNRSAAYASLNQFSEALSDAEKTVELKPDWGKGYSRLGAAHMGLRRYADAASAYRKGLQIDPANDALKSGLADAEAALGTTSPFGEAFGPEMWVRLASDPSTREYLQQPDFVKMMQDVQKSPNNLNLYLKDQRVMQALGVLLNLKFQGREEDSQERKRPAAEPEGDDPVKVEKKMHPDPEPEPEPMEISEEDREKKERKAEAQKEKEAGNAAYKKKDFETAIHCYSKAVELDDEDISFLTNRAAVYLEMGKYEDCIKDCDKAVERGRELRSDFKMIARALTRKGTALVKMAKCSKDYEPAIETFHKALTEHRNPDTLKKLNDAEKAKKDLEQQEYYDPKLADEEREKGNQYFKEQKYPEAVKHYTEALKRNPNDPKAYSNRAASYTKLGAMPEGLKDAEKCIELDPTFSKGYTRKGAIQFFMKEYDKALETYQEGLKHDPNNQELLDGIRRCVQQINKASRGDFSPDELKERQAKAMQDPEIQNILTDPVMRQVLTDFQENPKAAQDHMKNPLVMNKIQKLVSAGIVQVK; encoded by the exons ATGGCCGACGAAGCCAAAGCCAAAGGCAATGCCGCCTTCTCCGCCGGCAACTTCTCCGACGCCGTCCCCCACTTCACCGACGCGATCAACCTCGCTCCCACCAACCACGTCCTCTACTCCAACCGCTCCGCCGCCTACGCTTCCCTCAACCAATTCTCCGAAGCTCTTTCCGACGCGGAGAAGACCGTGGAGCTCAAGCCCGATTGGGGCAAGGGCTACTCCCGCCTCGGCGCCGCGCACATGGGCCTCCGCCGCTACGCCGACGCCGCCTCCGCCTACAGAAAGGGCCTCCAAATCGACCCCGCCAACGACGCCCTCAAATCGGGACTCGCCGACGCCGAGGCCGCTCTCGGTACGACGAGCCCCTTCGGTGAGGCGTTCGGGCCCGAGATGTGGGTGAGGCTGGCGAGTGATCCCAGCACGAGAGAGTATCTCCAGCAGCCCGATTTCGTGAAGATGATGCAGGATGTTCAAAAAAGCCCCAATAATCTGAATTTGTATTTGAAGGATCAGAGGGTTATGCAGGCGCTGGGGGTTTTGCTGAATTTGAAGTTTCAGGGGAGGGAGGAGGATTCTCAGGAGAGGAAAAGGCCTGCTGCTGAGCCTGAGGGTGATGATCCTGTCAAAGTGGAGAAGAAGATGCATCCTGATCCTGAGCCTGAGCCTGAGCCGATGGAGATTTCGGAGGAGGATAGGGAGAAGAAGGAGAGAAAAGCAGAGGCTCAGAAAGAGAAGGAAGCTGGGAATGCTGCTTATAAGAAGAAGGATTTTGAGACTGCCATTCACTGCTATTCCAAGGCGGTGGAGCTAGATGATGAGGACATCTCCTTCCTTACAAATCGTGCTGCTGTCTACTTGGAGATGGGCAAG TATGAGGACTGCATTAAAGATTGCGACAAAGCTGTTGAGAGGGGCAGAGAACTAAGGTCAGATTTCAAGATGATAGCTCGGGCATTGACACGAAAGGGAACTGCCTTGGTGAAGATGGCCAAGTGCTCAAAGGACTACGAACCTGCAATTGAGACTTTCCACAAAGCCCTCACAGAGCATCGCAACCCAGACACACTGAAAAAGCTCAATGATGCAGAGAAAGCAAAGAAAGATCTAGAgcaacaagaatactatgatcCTAAATTAGCTGACGAGGAGCGTGAGAAAG GCAACCAATACTTTAAGGAACAGAAGTACCCGGAAGCTGTCAAGCACTACACCGAAGCTTTGAAGAGGAATCCAAATGATCCGAAG GCATATAGCAATAGAGCGGCTTCTTACACTAAACTTGGGGCTATGCCAGAGGGACTCAAGGATGCTGAAAAATGCATTGAGCTTGATCCAACCTTTTCGAAAGGATATACTAGGAAGGGCGCTATTCAATTCTTCATGAAGGAGTATGATAAAGCATTGGAGACGTACCAAGAGGGATTAAAGCATGATCCTAACAACCAGGAACTGCTAGACGGAATCAGGAG ATGTGTACAGCAGATAAACAAGGCTAGTCGTGGAGATTTCAGCCCAGATGAATTGAAAGAGAGACAG GCCAAGGCGATGCAGGATCCGGAGATCCAAAACATCCTGACAGATCCGGTGATGAGACAG GTACTGACGGACTTCCAGGAGAACCCGAAGGCGGCTCAGGACCACATGAAGAACCCTCTGGTGATGAACAAAATACAGAAACTTGTGAGTGCAGGAATTGTACAAGTCAAATAG
- the LOC121741847 gene encoding red chlorophyll catabolite reductase: MAVISPNVLVHFPVITTPKVRFTGSRSKVRCSNSMDYGKAKMMEFPYASAPIKKLMVELLSTVDDKLGSSLHATSTLPSHVQHFGNSTRTAQASLHLRSGLPSSQIDLVLGGWIHCKLPSGGALSITSLSAYLTSSTDAPHFLLELIQSSPTSLVLILDLTPRKDLILYPEYLKNYYEDTQLDRHRQRLQALPEVTPYYSPSLYIRAVLSPTAILVTLASESKSIEQLIEDDISPIAKDLLHFWIESCACLAREVDASERAYLAERDRVIKNKTIEVDLGSSLPRLFGQEIADRVLDALKEYYNK, translated from the exons ATGGCTGTCATCTCACCAAATGTGTTGGTACATTTTCCGGTGATTACTACTCCAAAAGTCCGGTTTACAGGTTCAAGAAGTAAAGTCCGTTGCTCAAATTCCATGGATTATGGCAAAGCAAAAATGATGGAATTCCCTTATGCATCTGCTCCCATCAAGAAGCTGATGGTGGAACTGCTTTCCACTGTGGACGACAAGCTTGGATCCTCGCTGCACGCCACTTCTACACTACCCTCTCACGTTCAACATTTTGGGAATTCCACCCGCACCGCCCAAGCTTCACTCCACCTCAGATCCGGCCTCCCTTCTTCTCAG ATTGATTTGGTATTGGGAGGTTGGATACACTGCAAATTGCCATCAGGTGGAGCTCTCAGCATAACGAGCCTCTCGGCCTACTTGACATCCTCGACTGACGCGCCACACTTTCTGCTGGAGCTCATCCAGAGCAGTCCAACGTCCCTCGTGCTCATCCTAGATCTCACTCCACGAAAAGATCTTATCCTCTATCCCGAATACCTCAAAAACTACTACGAGGATACTCAGCTGGACAGACATAGGCAACGCCTTCAAGCTCTGCCAGAGGTTACACCTTACTACTCTCCATCTCTTTACATACGAGCTGTTCTCTCTCCAACGGCCATTCTAGTCACCCTCGCTAGTGAATCCAAGAGCATAGAACAGTTGATTGAAGATGACATTAGTCCAATTGCCAAGGACTTGCTGCATTTTTGGATCGAGTCGTGTGCTTGTTTAGCGAGGGAGGTGGATGCATCCGAGAGGGCATACCTAGCCGAAAGGGATCGAGTGATTAAGAACAAAACTATTGAGGTGGATCTTGGCTCAAGTTTGCCAAGGTTGTTTGGGCAAGAAATTGCTGATAGAGTGTTGGATGCTTTAAAAGAATATTACAATAAGTAA